From a single Haladaptatus caseinilyticus genomic region:
- a CDS encoding sodium:solute symporter family protein — MVREIIVGIVIVYILGMLGIGYYFHQKGIADLEDFFLAGKGAPWYLIALSFFATAIGAGGTIGLSASTFEAESITAFWSYGIAIFSFFIVAFLLGHKLPKTRNITLPSMLEDRYDEKTRAAAVPFYLLRFISTLGAQWLAAGTIISFLFADAITVTEAAIIGAIIITAYTVMGGMSAVMWTDFIQGCILFVGLWLLAILGMMNLGGFSSATSQVTDVAPQAFDLFAMKWTLIAGYVVTLVPTMLVRQGYLQRIMSAKSPRDGFVGTTLNGIIGLAFIPVPLIIGAIGLVMYADIQNPQLIMPQMAMDILPDWLAGVVLAALAAAIMSSGDSFLLSGSSNVVDDIYIRYLNPDAGRDEQTTVSQITVVGLMIFSLGLALIVPGIIDLIVFGAVALTGGVLVPWLATFYWPRGTSDAAFWSLIVGAGLTVAWWWIGYFAGTSEYMGLHPVFVGLPMSILLFFGISLMQKPEYEKALATARKHNLEDLERKTKHAMDQGEQRQPPTIEDTD, encoded by the coding sequence ATGGTTCGAGAAATAATCGTTGGTATTGTTATCGTTTACATCCTCGGAATGCTTGGAATTGGATACTATTTCCATCAAAAAGGGATCGCTGACCTTGAAGACTTTTTCTTGGCTGGTAAGGGGGCTCCGTGGTATCTTATTGCCCTCTCGTTTTTTGCAACAGCAATCGGAGCAGGGGGAACGATTGGGTTATCGGCGTCTACGTTCGAAGCTGAGAGTATCACCGCGTTCTGGAGTTACGGTATCGCGATATTCAGCTTCTTCATCGTAGCTTTCCTGTTGGGCCACAAACTTCCAAAAACTCGGAATATCACACTTCCGTCGATGCTCGAAGATCGGTACGACGAAAAAACCCGAGCAGCAGCAGTTCCGTTCTATTTGCTTCGATTCATCAGCACACTTGGTGCACAGTGGTTGGCTGCTGGGACGATCATTAGTTTTCTATTTGCAGATGCGATAACGGTCACAGAGGCGGCCATCATCGGTGCAATAATCATTACAGCATATACCGTCATGGGTGGGATGTCAGCTGTGATGTGGACGGACTTTATTCAAGGCTGTATCCTGTTCGTCGGACTTTGGTTGCTGGCTATTTTGGGGATGATGAATCTCGGTGGTTTTTCGTCGGCGACATCCCAGGTCACCGACGTAGCACCACAGGCCTTCGATCTGTTTGCGATGAAGTGGACACTCATTGCTGGGTACGTCGTGACGCTCGTTCCTACGATGCTCGTGCGGCAAGGCTATCTACAACGAATAATGTCCGCAAAGAGCCCACGAGACGGATTCGTGGGGACGACACTGAACGGTATTATCGGACTCGCGTTTATCCCTGTTCCGCTAATAATCGGCGCGATTGGCTTGGTGATGTATGCCGATATCCAGAATCCGCAACTCATCATGCCTCAGATGGCCATGGACATCCTACCTGACTGGTTGGCCGGCGTCGTACTGGCAGCACTGGCAGCGGCGATCATGAGTAGTGGTGATAGTTTTCTGCTCTCCGGATCATCAAACGTCGTCGACGACATATACATCCGATATTTAAATCCAGATGCCGGACGTGATGAACAAACCACGGTTTCACAGATCACCGTCGTCGGGTTGATGATTTTTTCACTCGGACTTGCGCTTATCGTTCCGGGAATCATCGATCTGATCGTATTCGGAGCAGTTGCACTGACCGGCGGTGTCCTCGTTCCATGGCTTGCGACATTTTATTGGCCACGAGGGACGTCCGATGCGGCATTCTGGAGCCTTATCGTCGGCGCCGGACTCACAGTCGCGTGGTGGTGGATCGGATACTTCGCGGGAACGTCTGAATACATGGGGCTTCACCCCGTCTTTGTCGGCTTACCGATGTCTATACTGTTGTTCTTCGGCATCTCGTTGATGCAAAAACCGGAATACGAAAAGGCACTTGCAACGGCACGGAAACACAACCTGGAAGACCTCGAACGAAAGACGAAGCACGCCATGGACCAGGGCGAACAACGACAACCACCCACGATAGAAGACACCGATTAG
- a CDS encoding TIGR00341 family protein — protein sequence MRLVRTLIKDEDKEAVLQVLNDENIDYIVSKEASDRGELVVVEFPVPEQALEVVLEKFKTAGHGEHHYTVVADAKSALSTNMGEMEERFIVGEEADDSIAAEELRSQALELLPNAFTFLLLTFLSAVVATAGLLLDSPAFVVGSMVIAPLVGSALTASVGTVLSNRKMIVDGFTTQVYGLGIAIIGAIMFSLVLKTGHFLSPSLHPGAINQIAQRISPGLLSLIIGVCAGAAGAAGLATGISAALVGVMIAAALIPAAAAVGIGIAWNSQAIALGSLILLVVNAASIHVSGVAVFWYLGYRPDWWEPGAIRPNFKLGRIGPSLVVAIALLVLFVTAGGAVSTHVGFEQSVNEVVGETLSHQQYQELTLMEVRAEFNQGILSNNPQEVTVVVKRPPGQNYPRVSEQLKNRISTKTGRQVTVSVEFVDRQQA from the coding sequence ATGCGACTCGTCCGCACACTCATTAAGGACGAGGACAAGGAGGCTGTTCTTCAGGTCCTCAATGACGAAAACATCGACTATATTGTCTCGAAGGAAGCAAGTGACCGTGGAGAATTGGTCGTCGTGGAGTTTCCCGTTCCCGAACAGGCTCTCGAAGTTGTCCTCGAGAAGTTCAAAACGGCCGGTCACGGTGAACATCATTATACTGTCGTCGCTGATGCAAAATCCGCTCTCTCAACTAATATGGGTGAGATGGAAGAGCGATTTATCGTCGGTGAAGAAGCAGACGACAGCATTGCTGCCGAAGAACTCCGGTCGCAAGCACTCGAACTGCTCCCGAATGCATTCACCTTTCTTCTATTGACATTTTTGAGTGCGGTAGTTGCAACCGCTGGGCTCCTTTTGGATTCGCCGGCCTTCGTCGTGGGATCGATGGTTATCGCACCACTCGTCGGTTCTGCACTCACGGCAAGTGTTGGAACAGTTCTCAGTAATCGCAAGATGATCGTCGATGGGTTCACGACACAAGTATATGGACTGGGAATAGCGATCATCGGAGCAATTATGTTCAGTCTCGTCCTCAAAACAGGGCATTTTCTTTCTCCATCACTGCATCCTGGAGCAATCAATCAGATTGCACAGCGCATCTCACCTGGGTTACTATCACTTATCATTGGGGTCTGTGCCGGTGCTGCCGGTGCAGCTGGTCTTGCAACCGGTATCTCTGCTGCACTCGTCGGTGTCATGATCGCTGCAGCACTCATACCAGCCGCCGCAGCTGTTGGTATCGGCATCGCATGGAACAGCCAAGCAATCGCACTTGGATCACTCATCCTTCTCGTCGTGAACGCGGCATCGATTCACGTCTCTGGTGTTGCCGTGTTCTGGTATCTCGGGTATCGGCCAGACTGGTGGGAACCAGGTGCTATCCGGCCAAACTTCAAACTCGGTCGGATTGGTCCATCACTCGTGGTCGCAATTGCACTCCTTGTCCTATTTGTCACTGCAGGGGGCGCTGTTTCGACCCATGTTGGCTTTGAACAGTCAGTCAATGAAGTCGTTGGCGAGACACTCAGTCATCAACAGTACCAAGAACTCACGCTAATGGAGGTTCGAGCGGAATTCAACCAGGGGATATTATCGAACAATCCACAGGAAGTGACTGTGGTTGTCAAACGACCACCCGGTCAGAACTACCCGCGGGTAAGTGAGCAGCTCAAGAACCGTATTTCGACGAAAACTGGCCGTCAGGTGACTGTCAGTGTCGAGTTTGTCGACCGGCAACAAGCGTGA